TCCCGGGCGAAGGGGACATCGACTTCGACCGGATCATCCGGGCCATCCAGGCCTCGGGCTATGACCACTACGTCAGCGTCGAGCTTCACCACCACGACAAGATGTGGCAGCGCGCCCTGGACGAGAGCAGGAGCTACCTATGCCAGCGCATGTAGACACCGTGAACCGCGGCCTGATCATCCAGGGTCCCGGCGAGGTTTCGCTCGAGAGCCTGCCCATGCCCGTCCCGGGGTCCGGCGAGGTGCGGGTGCGGATGCGCTATGTCGCCCTCTGCGGCTCCGACCGCAAGCTCTTCGAAGGCTCCTACAAGGCGCCCCACAAGTACCCCATCCTCATCGGCCACGAGTGGGTCGGTGTGGTGGACGCCCTGGGGGCGGACTGCGCTCCCGGGCTCTCCGTGGGCGACCTGGTGACCGGGGACTGCTCCCTCTACTGCGGCGAGTGCTTCTACTGCACCACCGAGGGCAACCGGAACCACTGCCTGAGCATCCAGAAGCGCGGCATCACCGTGGATGGGGCCTGCGCCGACTACATGGTGATCAACCGCCGTCACCTCTACCGCTGCGAGGGGGGGGGAGAACTCCTCTCCTATGTGCTCACGGAGCCCATGTCCGTCTCCGCCACGGCTCTCGGTCTGCGCTTCACCCGTGAGCAGCTGAAGAAGGTCCGCAAGGCCCTCATCATCG
The sequence above is drawn from the uncultured Holophaga sp. genome and encodes:
- a CDS encoding alcohol dehydrogenase catalytic domain-containing protein, which translates into the protein MPAHVDTVNRGLIIQGPGEVSLESLPMPVPGSGEVRVRMRYVALCGSDRKLFEGSYKAPHKYPILIGHEWVGVVDALGADCAPGLSVGDLVTGDCSLYCGECFYCTTEGNRNHCLSIQKRGITVDGACADYMVINRRHLYRCEGGGELLSYVLTEPMSVSATALGLRFTREQLKKVRKALIIGAGGIGALALFTLRDYGIQDITIVDIVKEKLAVSESMGLPGVKVLASDLSDLPENSFDLILEASGSGAGLKRTVVLAAPDGKIVLIGHQGSLELDFGLVMKKSLTLAASMGSTGGFEEAARIIAANREAVSKVVTRIVPMGEAVSYLKEGRPCPADLKVVIDLG